One Brachionichthys hirsutus isolate HB-005 unplaced genomic scaffold, CSIRO-AGI_Bhir_v1 contig_1444, whole genome shotgun sequence DNA segment encodes these proteins:
- the LOC137916820 gene encoding MTRF1L release factor glutamine methyltransferase-like has product MERGVTEPDSSSHHIIAHLLGAKTIESVEPGKLTEFLSREQTEQMWKLCTRRLSRMPVQYVIEEWDFRDLTLKMRPPVFIPRPATEELVELVLTDLDRKPSPGPDADAQHAFLEVGCGSGAISLSLLKSRPQLKAVALDQSLDAVNLTRENALRLGLQDRLQVYHADVLKDPEIVLDICGPVSTLVSNPPYLFSGDLSSLEPEIYRFEDHAALDGGEDGLTVIQRILALAPQILSNHGRVYLEVDHRHPSLIRRWVELNVEELQHVETHHDVTGRQPFCIFQKGNAHLEMDRR; this is encoded by the exons ATGGAAAGAGGTGTGACGGAACCCGACAGCTCTAGCCACCACATCATTGCTCATCTACTCGGGGCGAAAACC ATTGAAAGTGTCGAGCCGGGGAAGTTAACAGAATTTCTCAGCCGAGAACAAACCGAGCAGATGTGGAAGCTCTGCACCAGGCGCCTCTCCAG AATGCCTGTGCAGTATGTGATTGAGGAGTGGGACTTCAGAGATTTGACGCTGAAGATGAGACCTCCTGTGTTCATACCGAGACCCGCTACCGAG GAGTTGGTTGAGCTTGTGCTCACTGATCTGGATAGGAAGCCCAGCCCTGGACCGGATGCTGATGCCCAACATGCATTCCTGGAAGTGGGCTGCGGCTCTGGTGCCATTTCCCTGAGTTTGCTGAAGAGTCGGCCTCAG CTTAAAGCCGTTGCTCTGGATCAAAGCCTGGATGCAGTGAATTTAACAAGAGAGAATGCGTTAAG gttGGGGCTCCAGGACAGATTGCAGGTTTATCATGCAGATGTTCTGAAAG aTCCAGAAATTGTGTTGGACATCTGTGGCCCTGTCTCAACGTTGGTCAGTAACCCTCCATACCTGTTCTCAGGGGATCTGAGCTCACTGGAACCGGAAATCTACAG GTTCGAGGACCATGCGGCTCTAGATGGAGGTGAAGATGGGCTGACGGTGATTCAACGGATTTTAGCTCTGGCTCCGCAGATCCTATCCAATCATGG ACGCGTTTACTTGGAAGTCGACCACAGACACCCCTCGCTCATTCGCCGATGGGTGGAGTTGAATGTTGAAGAGCTGCAGCACGTGGAGACGCATCACGACGTCACCGGCAG GCAACCATTCTGCATCTTTCAGAAAGGAAATGCGCACCTCGAGATGGATCGGCGTTGA
- the LOC137916818 gene encoding GATOR1 complex protein NPRL2-like, which produces MDMNSRIECIFFSEFHPTLGPKITYQVPEEYISRELFDTVQVYIITKPELQNKLITITAMGKKLIGCPVCIEHKKYSRNALLFNLGLVCDAQTNTCALEPLVKKLSGYLTTLELESGFISNEESKHKLLPIMSTLLDELNNTGACTLPIDESNTIHLKLIRLRKDPPIVQEYDVPVFTQCKEYFNKSQWDLTTQQILPYIDGFRHIQKISAEADVELNLVRIAVQNLLYYGAVTLVSIFQYSNVYCTTPKVQSLIDDKALQEECLNYVTKQGQKRAGLRDVFQLYCGLSPGTTVRDLCSRYSQQLQRVDERRLIQFGLMKCLIRRLQKYPVKVMRDEKSRPPRLYTGCHSYDEICCKTGICYQELDERLENDPNIVVCWK; this is translated from the exons ATGGACATGAACAGTAGGATCGAGTGCATATTCTTCAGTGAGTTTCACCCCACCCTGGGTCCGAAGATAACATACCAG GTTCCAGAAGAATATATTTCACGAGAACTCTTTGACACGGTCCAAGTTTATATCATCACCAAGCCGGagctgcaaaataaattaataaccAT cactgcTATGGGGAAGAAGTTGATTGGATGTCCTGTGTGCATTGAGCATAAAAAGTACAGCCGTAACGCCCTCCTGTTTAACCTCGGCCTTGTTTGTGATGCCCAAACCAACACGTGTGCCCTTGAGCCGCTTGTCAAGAAGTTGTCGGGGTACCTCACGACTCTGGAG CTGGAGAGTGGCTTTATATCCAACGAGGAGAGCAAGCACAAACTGTTACCCATAATGTCAACCCTGTTGGACGAGCTCAATAACACCGGAGCCTGCACTTTACCAATTG ATGAATCTAATACCATCCATCTAAAGCTGATTCGACTGCGAAAGGACCCCCCGATAGTGCAGGAATATGACGTCCCGGTCTTTACCCAGTGCAAAGAGTATTTTAACAAATCTCAGTGGGACCTCACCACTCAACAG ATCCTGCCTTATATCGATGGGTTTAGGCACATCCAGAAGATCTCTGCAGAAGCAGACGTCGAGCTGAATCTTGTTCGTATCGCTGTGCAAAACCTCCT GTACTATGGTGCTGTGACCTTGGTGTCCATTTTTCAG TACTCTAATGTCTACTGCACCACCCCTAAAGTCCAGAGTCTAATCGATGACAAGGCCCTTCAGGAGGAGTGTCTGAACTACGTCACCAAGCAGG GTCAGAAGCGTGCCGGTCTGAGAGACGTGTTCCAGCTGTACTGTGGGCTGAGTCCAGGAACCACAGTCCGAGACCTTTGTTCCCGCTACTCGCAGCAGCTTCAAAGGGTTGACGAGCG ACGTCTGATCCAATTTGGACTGATGAAGTGTCTCATCCGACGGCTGCAGAAATATCCAGTGAAGGTTATGCGCGATGAGAAGAGCAGGCCTCCTCGGCTCTACACCGGCTGCCACAGTTATGACGAGATCTGCTGCAAAACAG GGATCTGTTACCAGGAGCTGGACGAGCGTTTGGAAAATGATCCCAACATCGTGGTGTGCTGGAAGTGA